A genomic segment from Blastococcus sp. PRF04-17 encodes:
- the gatA gene encoding Asp-tRNA(Asn)/Glu-tRNA(Gln) amidotransferase subunit GatA: MTHSTTRPTTDLTTTDAAELARAIGAGDLTSAEVTRAYLDRIAAEDDRLGAYLHVDPEAAQAAAERADAVGDRNPLTGVPIALKDVVVTEGVPTTSGSKILEDWRPPYDATVAARLKAAGTVLLGKTNMDEFAMGSSTENSAYRPARNPWDPERIPGGSSGGSSAAVAGGLAPWAIGTDTGGSIRQPAALTGLVGHKPTYGSVSRFGLIAFSSSLDQAGPMARTVLDAALLHEAIGGHDPLDSTSIDAPLPPLAECARRGADGDLSGLKVGVVRELGGDGHADGYEPGVLARVAEAVALLESMGAEVREISCPAFDLALPAYYLIAPSEASSNLARFDGVRYGLRVGDDGERDLDEVMALTREAGFGPEVKRRIILGTYALSSGYYEAYYGQAQKVRTLISRDFSAGFDEVDVLVSPTTPTVAFPLGARVDDPVAMYAADLCTLPASLAGVPAISVPCGLSDGLPVGFQIMAPALADDRCYRVAAALEAAQDAARGSRFLDQLGRTTGGAA; the protein is encoded by the coding sequence GTGACGCACTCGACCACGCGGCCGACGACCGACCTCACCACCACCGACGCGGCCGAGCTGGCCCGGGCGATCGGGGCCGGTGACCTGACCTCCGCGGAGGTCACGCGCGCCTATCTCGACCGGATCGCCGCCGAGGACGACCGGCTCGGCGCCTACCTGCACGTCGACCCGGAGGCTGCGCAGGCCGCCGCCGAGCGGGCCGACGCCGTCGGCGACCGGAACCCGTTGACCGGCGTGCCCATCGCGCTCAAGGACGTCGTCGTCACCGAGGGCGTCCCCACGACCAGCGGCTCGAAGATCCTCGAGGACTGGCGGCCGCCCTACGACGCGACGGTCGCGGCCCGGCTCAAGGCTGCCGGCACGGTCCTCCTCGGCAAGACCAACATGGACGAGTTCGCGATGGGCTCCTCCACCGAGAACTCCGCGTACCGCCCGGCCCGCAACCCCTGGGACCCCGAGCGGATCCCCGGCGGCTCCTCGGGCGGGTCGTCCGCGGCCGTGGCCGGCGGGCTCGCCCCGTGGGCGATCGGGACCGACACCGGTGGCTCGATCCGCCAGCCGGCTGCCCTCACCGGGCTCGTCGGTCACAAGCCGACCTACGGCTCGGTGTCCCGCTTCGGGCTGATCGCCTTCTCCTCGAGCCTCGACCAGGCCGGCCCGATGGCCCGGACGGTCCTGGACGCTGCCCTGCTGCACGAGGCCATCGGTGGCCACGACCCGCTGGACTCCACCAGCATCGACGCGCCGCTGCCGCCGCTGGCCGAGTGCGCCCGACGGGGCGCCGACGGCGACCTGTCGGGGCTGAAGGTCGGTGTCGTGCGCGAGCTCGGCGGCGACGGGCACGCCGACGGCTACGAGCCCGGGGTGCTGGCCCGCGTCGCCGAGGCGGTCGCGCTCCTGGAGAGCATGGGCGCGGAGGTCCGCGAGATCTCCTGCCCGGCCTTCGACCTGGCGCTGCCGGCCTACTACCTGATCGCCCCCAGCGAGGCGTCGTCCAACCTGGCGCGCTTCGACGGTGTCCGGTACGGCCTGCGCGTGGGCGACGACGGCGAGCGCGACCTCGACGAGGTCATGGCGCTCACCCGCGAGGCCGGGTTCGGGCCCGAGGTGAAGCGCCGGATCATCCTCGGCACCTACGCCCTGTCCAGCGGCTACTACGAGGCCTACTACGGCCAGGCGCAGAAGGTGCGCACGCTGATCAGCCGCGACTTCTCGGCCGGCTTCGACGAGGTCGACGTGCTGGTCAGCCCCACCACGCCGACCGTCGCGTTCCCGCTGGGCGCCCGGGTCGACGACCCGGTCGCGATGTACGCCGCCGACCTGTGCACGCTGCCGGCCAGTCTGGCCGGCGTCCCCGCCATCTCGGTGCCGTGCGGTCTGTCCGACGGGCTGCCGGTCGGGTTCCAGATCATGGCCCCCGCGCTGGCCGACGACCGCTGCTACCGCGTCGCCGCCGCGCTCGAGGCAGCACAGGACGCCGCCCGCGGTTCCCGCTTCCTCGACCAGCTGGGGCGCACCACGGGAGGAGCGGCGTGA
- the gatB gene encoding Asp-tRNA(Asn)/Glu-tRNA(Gln) amidotransferase subunit GatB → MNGALKAAWALTAFVVVAGIIGWILTDRAVFAVFIVLGLLTAAAPCSLDERPRPQRPIREGHHPVSTATADRLVDFDEVLTRYEPVIGLETHVELGTASKMFCGCSTTFGAEPNTQTCPVCLGLPGSLPVANEAAIESTIRIGLALGCRIATWSRFARKNYFYPDIPKGFQTTQYDEPLCTAGHLDVEVDGETYRVEIERVHLEEDTGKNLHVGGASGRIHGADHSLIDYNRAGIPLVEIVTRPIPGAGAKAPEVAKAYVTELREILLALGVSEVRMEQGNLRSDVNTSLAPIGSLEWGTRTETKNVNSLRSVERAVRFEMRRQAALLDAGERILQETRHFHEDTGTTSPGRSKEEATDYRYFPEPDLVPVAPDEEWVAELAAALPELPAARRTRLREEWGLSPTEMAWVANAGALDLVAETVAAGATPADARKWWLGELARRANDAGVELAELSVTPRQVAELAGLVQAGTVNDQLARQALDGVLAGEGDPAAVVESRGLAVLGESDELVTAVEAAIEGNPDVAEKVRGGKVQAIGALVGAVMKTTRGKADAATVKRMLEERLIGS, encoded by the coding sequence GTGAACGGCGCACTCAAGGCCGCCTGGGCGCTGACCGCGTTCGTCGTGGTCGCCGGGATCATCGGCTGGATCCTCACCGACCGAGCCGTCTTCGCCGTCTTCATCGTGCTCGGCCTGCTCACCGCGGCGGCGCCGTGCTCACTGGACGAACGCCCCCGGCCGCAACGACCCATCCGCGAAGGACACCACCCCGTGAGCACCGCAACCGCCGACCGGCTGGTCGACTTCGACGAGGTCCTGACCCGCTACGAGCCGGTCATCGGCCTGGAGACCCACGTCGAGCTCGGCACCGCCTCGAAGATGTTCTGCGGCTGCTCGACCACCTTCGGCGCCGAGCCCAACACCCAGACCTGTCCCGTCTGCCTCGGCCTGCCCGGCTCGCTGCCGGTGGCCAACGAGGCGGCCATCGAGTCGACGATCCGCATCGGGCTGGCGCTGGGCTGCCGCATCGCCACCTGGTCCCGGTTCGCCCGCAAGAATTACTTCTACCCCGACATCCCCAAGGGCTTCCAGACCACGCAGTACGACGAGCCGCTGTGCACGGCGGGACACCTCGACGTCGAGGTCGACGGGGAGACCTACCGCGTCGAGATCGAGCGGGTGCACCTCGAGGAGGACACCGGCAAGAATCTCCACGTCGGGGGCGCCAGTGGCCGCATCCACGGCGCCGACCACTCGCTCATCGACTACAACCGCGCCGGCATCCCGCTGGTCGAGATCGTCACGCGGCCGATCCCCGGCGCCGGCGCCAAGGCTCCCGAGGTGGCCAAGGCCTACGTCACCGAGCTGCGCGAGATCCTGCTCGCGCTCGGCGTGTCCGAGGTCCGCATGGAGCAGGGCAACCTGCGCTCGGACGTCAACACCTCGCTCGCCCCGATCGGCAGCCTCGAGTGGGGTACCCGCACCGAGACCAAGAACGTGAACTCGCTGCGCTCCGTGGAGCGAGCCGTCCGGTTCGAGATGCGCCGCCAGGCCGCACTCCTGGACGCGGGGGAGCGGATCCTGCAGGAGACCCGCCACTTCCACGAGGACACCGGCACCACGTCGCCGGGGCGGAGCAAGGAGGAGGCGACCGACTACCGGTACTTCCCCGAACCGGACCTCGTGCCGGTCGCCCCCGACGAGGAATGGGTCGCCGAGCTCGCCGCCGCGCTACCGGAACTGCCCGCCGCGCGTCGTACCCGGCTCCGCGAGGAGTGGGGGCTCTCGCCCACCGAGATGGCCTGGGTGGCCAACGCCGGGGCGCTGGACCTCGTGGCCGAGACCGTCGCCGCCGGCGCGACCCCGGCCGACGCGCGCAAGTGGTGGCTCGGTGAGCTGGCCCGCCGGGCCAACGACGCCGGTGTCGAGCTGGCCGAGCTCTCCGTCACCCCGCGTCAGGTCGCCGAGCTCGCCGGTCTGGTGCAGGCAGGCACCGTCAACGACCAGCTCGCCCGCCAGGCGCTCGACGGCGTGCTCGCCGGCGAGGGCGACCCGGCCGCCGTGGTCGAGAGCCGGGGTCTGGCCGTGCTCGGCGAGTCCGACGAGCTCGTCACAGCGGTGGAGGCGGCGATCGAGGGCAATCCGGACGTCGCCGAGAAGGTCCGCGGCGGCAAGGTCCAGGCGATCGGCGCGCTGGTCGGCGCGGTCATGAAGACCACGCGGGGCAAGGCCGACGCGGCCACCGTCAAGCGGATGCTCGAGGAACGCCTGATCGGCTCCTGA
- a CDS encoding PQQ-dependent sugar dehydrogenase, with translation MHNGGALVFGVDGHLLVGTGDAGNPALAADPDSTAGKVLRIDVFGRPVGAGPVFTRGHRDVTALCLAGETAIYATDATDAPAPDEVNLLTPGADYAVAPPLSEVPDEEAGLGGCAAGGSVLFLGALQGERIHALSLDERGAVVGDPEEFLGGEYGRLRTVVLDAEGALWITTSNKDGVGSPAEDDDKVLRILPPTSASDSPL, from the coding sequence GTGCACAACGGCGGCGCGCTGGTGTTCGGCGTCGACGGTCATCTGCTCGTGGGCACCGGTGACGCCGGAAACCCCGCGCTGGCGGCCGATCCGGACTCCACCGCGGGCAAGGTGCTCCGCATCGACGTCTTCGGCCGGCCGGTGGGCGCCGGCCCCGTGTTCACCCGCGGGCACCGCGACGTCACCGCCCTCTGCCTGGCCGGCGAGACGGCGATCTACGCGACCGACGCGACCGACGCACCCGCCCCGGACGAGGTGAACCTGCTGACGCCCGGAGCCGACTACGCGGTCGCGCCGCCGCTCAGCGAGGTCCCCGACGAGGAGGCCGGCCTCGGCGGGTGCGCGGCGGGCGGGAGCGTGCTGTTCCTCGGGGCGCTGCAGGGCGAGCGCATCCACGCCCTGTCCCTCGACGAGCGCGGCGCCGTCGTGGGCGATCCGGAGGAGTTCCTCGGCGGCGAGTACGGCCGGCTGCGCACCGTCGTCCTCGACGCCGAGGGCGCGCTGTGGATCACCACGTCGAACAAGGACGGCGTCGGATCCCCGGCCGAGGACGACGACAAGGTACTGCGCATCCTCCCGCCGACGTCGGCCAGCGACTCGCCGTTGTAG
- a CDS encoding 2-hydroxyacid dehydrogenase gives MPRLPLDPDETLHVLVPSRSVAEAVEAVSPRVRAHRVEASDGPPSGEAVDAQVWVPGAGGVPPPDNGFLEALPRLRLVQLLSAGAEQFVGRLPDGVLLCNARGAHTPATAEWVLAATLAALRGIPFFVREQAAGRWSFGVHSSLVGARVLVVGAGDIGRAIGRMLDPFHVELTYVARTARGGVRSAADLPELLPHADVVIVVVPVTPETTGLVDAGFLAAMADGALLVNAARGVVVDTDALLAELREGRLRAALDVTDPEPLPEGHPLWAAPNLLLTPHVGGAVPRSGQRAAAAVATQVTRILAGQPLADVVDGY, from the coding sequence GTGCCGCGGCTGCCGCTCGACCCCGACGAGACCCTGCACGTGCTGGTGCCCTCGCGGTCGGTCGCCGAGGCGGTCGAGGCGGTCTCACCGCGCGTGCGCGCGCACCGGGTCGAGGCCTCCGACGGACCGCCGTCGGGCGAGGCGGTGGACGCCCAGGTGTGGGTGCCCGGGGCGGGCGGCGTCCCGCCGCCGGACAACGGCTTCCTCGAGGCGCTGCCGCGGCTGCGCCTGGTGCAGCTGCTCAGTGCCGGCGCCGAGCAGTTCGTCGGCCGGCTGCCCGACGGCGTGCTGCTGTGCAACGCGCGCGGCGCGCACACCCCTGCGACCGCGGAGTGGGTGCTGGCCGCGACGCTCGCCGCGCTGCGCGGCATCCCCTTCTTCGTCCGGGAGCAGGCCGCGGGGCGCTGGTCGTTCGGCGTCCACTCGTCACTGGTCGGCGCGCGCGTGCTCGTCGTCGGTGCCGGCGACATCGGGCGGGCGATCGGGCGGATGCTCGACCCGTTCCACGTCGAGCTGACCTACGTCGCCCGCACCGCGCGCGGGGGCGTCCGATCCGCGGCGGACCTTCCGGAGCTGCTGCCGCACGCCGACGTCGTCATCGTCGTCGTCCCCGTCACGCCCGAGACGACGGGACTGGTCGACGCCGGCTTCCTCGCCGCGATGGCCGACGGCGCCCTGCTGGTCAACGCCGCGCGCGGCGTGGTCGTCGACACCGACGCACTGCTGGCCGAGCTGCGCGAGGGCCGGCTGCGGGCCGCGCTGGACGTCACGGACCCCGAGCCCCTGCCCGAGGGGCACCCGCTGTGGGCGGCACCGAACCTGCTGCTCACCCCGCACGTCGGCGGCGCCGTGCCGCGGTCCGGCCAGCGCGCGGCGGCCGCCGTCGCGACGCAGGTGACGCGGATCCTGGCCGGCCAGCCGCTGGCCGACGTGGTCGACGGCTACTGA
- a CDS encoding PH domain-containing protein, with the protein MNAPARLRMSRTALLPVLILVFCVVPLALASAWTLVLLLIPVAVAAWVLRVGVDIGDDGITARSLAGSRTVSWTELAGIRIDERNALWLVTTAGTEVRLPVVRTRDLPRLAALSGGRVDVPAPPAQ; encoded by the coding sequence GTGAACGCCCCTGCCCGTCTGCGCATGAGCCGGACCGCGCTGCTGCCCGTCCTCATCCTCGTCTTCTGCGTCGTCCCCCTGGCCCTGGCCTCGGCCTGGACGCTGGTCCTCCTGCTCATCCCGGTCGCGGTCGCCGCCTGGGTCCTGCGGGTGGGCGTGGACATCGGCGACGACGGCATCACGGCGCGCTCGCTGGCGGGCTCGCGGACCGTCTCCTGGACGGAGCTGGCCGGGATCCGGATCGACGAGCGCAACGCGCTCTGGCTGGTGACGACGGCGGGGACCGAGGTGCGGCTGCCGGTCGTGCGCACCCGCGACCTCCCCCGCCTGGCCGCGCTCTCCGGTGGCCGGGTCGACGTGCCGGCGCCGCCCGCTCAGTAG
- a CDS encoding helix-turn-helix transcriptional regulator gives MAQAARHELGEFLRSRRRQLDPPAVGLPGGGNRRTPGLRREEVALLAGVSHTWYTWLEQGRDIRPSRQVVDALARTLRLTPAEHEYVLRLAGHGSATSPGGDEMPSHLQRLLDALGASPSYVITASWSIVGWNEAYERLYPGVAAVSPAERNLLWLVFTDPAVRELLGDWDTDSRRFLTQFRAEVGPRLADPMVGDLVRRLEEVSPDFRAGWASHDVDRFSSGERRFEHPAVGTLHLEHHQLTPADASGLQLIAYTAVEGTGTADKLARLAGEPVWEHRRS, from the coding sequence GTGGCTCAGGCCGCGCGCCACGAGCTGGGCGAGTTCCTGCGCTCCCGGCGCCGCCAGCTCGACCCTCCCGCGGTCGGTCTGCCCGGGGGCGGGAACCGGCGGACCCCCGGGCTGCGCCGGGAGGAGGTGGCCCTCCTGGCCGGCGTCAGCCACACCTGGTACACGTGGCTCGAACAGGGCCGCGACATCCGGCCATCGCGTCAGGTCGTCGACGCTCTGGCCCGGACCCTGCGCCTCACCCCCGCCGAGCACGAGTATGTGCTCCGTCTGGCGGGGCACGGGAGCGCCACGTCCCCTGGCGGCGACGAGATGCCGTCCCATCTTCAGCGACTGCTCGACGCGCTGGGCGCCTCGCCGTCCTACGTCATCACGGCGAGCTGGTCGATCGTCGGCTGGAACGAGGCGTACGAACGTCTCTACCCGGGGGTCGCGGCCGTGTCGCCCGCCGAGCGGAACCTGCTCTGGCTGGTGTTCACCGACCCCGCCGTCCGCGAGCTGCTCGGCGACTGGGACACCGACAGCCGGCGTTTCCTGACCCAGTTCCGCGCCGAGGTGGGTCCTCGCCTGGCCGATCCCATGGTCGGGGACCTGGTCCGCCGGCTGGAGGAGGTCAGCCCCGACTTCCGCGCCGGGTGGGCCAGCCACGACGTGGACCGGTTCAGCTCGGGCGAGCGGCGCTTCGAGCACCCCGCCGTCGGAACGCTGCACCTCGAGCACCACCAGCTCACGCCTGCCGACGCGTCGGGCCTGCAGTTGATCGCCTACACGGCCGTGGAGGGCACCGGCACGGCGGACAAGCTGGCCCGGCTGGCCGGCGAGCCCGTCTGGGAGCATCGACGGTCGTGA
- the ilvD gene encoding dihydroxy-acid dehydratase — protein sequence MTTVEDRPTGQQTADVKPRSRDVTDGLTKAPMRAMLRAVGMGDDDWEKPQIGVASSWNEITPCNLSLDRLAKRAKEGVHAAGGYPLEFGTISVSDGIAMGHEGMRASLVSREVIADSVETVMFAERLDGSVLLAGCDKSLPGMLMAAARLDLASVFVYSGSILPGRLGDRDNLTIIDVFEGVGACARGLITREELDAIEKAACPSEGSCGGMYTANTMASVAEALGMALPGSAAPPAPDSRRDAVAVASGEAVVNLLRKGITARQIMTREAFENAITVVMALGGSTNAVLHLMAIAHEADVDLTLEDFNRIGDRTPHLADVKPFGRFVMTDIDRIGGVPVVLRALLDAGLLHGDVLTVTGRTMAENLAEIAPPDPDGAIIHAMDQPIHRTGGLTILRGSLSPDGAVVKSAGFDTDVFEGTARVFDGEQGAMDAVTEGTLKPGDVVVIRYEGPKGGPGMREMLAVTGAIKGAGLGKDVLLLTDGRFSGGTTGLCIGHVAPEATDGGPIAFVRDGDRIRLDLGSRTLDLLVDEDELARRRAGWTAPEPRYTRGVLAKYAKLVGSAARGAICE from the coding sequence GTGACGACCGTCGAAGATCGCCCCACCGGCCAGCAGACCGCCGACGTCAAGCCGCGCAGCCGCGACGTCACCGACGGCCTCACCAAGGCGCCGATGCGCGCGATGCTGCGAGCAGTCGGCATGGGCGACGACGACTGGGAGAAGCCGCAGATCGGCGTGGCCTCGTCCTGGAACGAGATCACCCCGTGCAACCTCTCCCTCGACCGGCTCGCCAAGCGCGCCAAGGAGGGCGTCCACGCCGCCGGCGGCTACCCCCTCGAGTTCGGCACCATCTCGGTCTCCGACGGCATCGCCATGGGTCACGAGGGCATGCGCGCCTCGCTCGTGTCCCGCGAGGTCATCGCCGACTCCGTCGAGACGGTGATGTTCGCCGAGCGGCTCGACGGCTCGGTGCTGCTGGCCGGCTGCGACAAGTCGCTGCCCGGGATGCTGATGGCCGCCGCCCGGCTCGACCTCGCCAGCGTGTTCGTCTACTCCGGGTCGATCCTCCCGGGCAGGCTCGGCGACCGCGACAACCTGACGATCATCGACGTCTTCGAGGGTGTCGGCGCCTGCGCCCGCGGCCTGATCACCCGCGAGGAGCTCGACGCCATCGAGAAGGCGGCCTGCCCCAGCGAGGGTTCCTGCGGCGGCATGTACACCGCGAACACCATGGCCAGCGTCGCCGAGGCGCTCGGGATGGCGCTGCCCGGGAGCGCGGCGCCGCCGGCTCCCGACAGCCGACGCGACGCGGTCGCCGTCGCCTCCGGCGAGGCGGTGGTCAACCTGTTGCGCAAGGGGATCACCGCGCGGCAGATCATGACCCGCGAGGCCTTCGAGAACGCGATCACCGTCGTCATGGCCCTGGGTGGCTCGACGAACGCCGTCCTGCACCTGATGGCGATCGCGCACGAGGCCGATGTGGACCTGACGCTGGAGGACTTCAACCGCATCGGCGACCGCACACCGCACCTGGCGGACGTGAAGCCGTTCGGCCGGTTCGTCATGACCGACATCGACCGCATCGGCGGGGTCCCGGTCGTGCTGCGGGCGCTGCTCGATGCCGGCCTGCTGCACGGGGACGTGCTCACCGTCACCGGCAGGACCATGGCCGAGAACCTCGCCGAGATCGCCCCGCCGGACCCCGACGGCGCGATCATCCACGCGATGGACCAGCCGATCCACCGGACCGGCGGCCTGACGATCCTGCGCGGCTCGCTCTCCCCGGATGGCGCCGTGGTCAAGTCCGCCGGTTTCGACACCGACGTCTTCGAGGGCACCGCCCGCGTCTTCGACGGCGAGCAGGGCGCGATGGACGCCGTCACGGAGGGAACCCTCAAGCCCGGCGACGTCGTCGTCATCCGCTACGAGGGGCCCAAGGGCGGCCCCGGGATGCGGGAGATGCTGGCCGTCACCGGCGCCATCAAGGGGGCGGGTCTGGGCAAGGACGTCCTGCTGCTCACCGACGGCCGGTTCTCCGGGGGGACGACGGGCCTGTGCATCGGGCACGTCGCGCCGGAGGCCACCGACGGCGGCCCGATCGCCTTCGTCCGGGACGGCGACCGCATCCGCCTCGACCTCGGCTCCCGCACCCTCGACCTGCTGGTCGACGAGGACGAGCTGGCCCGCCGCCGCGCGGGCTGGACCGCCCCCGAGCCCCGCTACACCCGAGGAGTCCTGGCCAAGTACGCCAAGCTCGTGGGCTCCGCGGCCCGGGGTGCCATCTGCGAGTGA